GGCCGCCACGCGACCCACGGCGGCCCCGGTCGCACTGACGGCAAACGCTTCGTACAGCCCGGCATCGGCCAGCGGTACCGCCGTGCCCAGTGAATCGGCCCGCGGGCGCAGCAATGTGCCATCGGGCGCGCGCACCACCGGATCGTTCACCGACGGCGCCAGCGACCAGCTCTCACTGGTAGCGCGCCACAACGGCACGGCATCACGCCCGGACGTGTGCAGCACGAGCTGTCGTACGAACGGCAGGAACGCCGGCTGCAGCGGGAAATCACTGCGCTGCGCATCGAGCGGCACGGCGAGCACGACCAGACGGCCTTCGCCGAGGCGCTGTTCGAGCACGGCGGGGAGTCCATCGTCGAAGCGCGCCAGCACATCCACCTGGCCGACAAGATCCACCCGCGGATATCGCAGAAAGCGCACCGAACTCAACGCATCGGGGACTTCGCGGAACGGGGTGAACAGCGGATGCTCGATGCGCACATCGCGCAGCGTACCGCCGCGATCGGCCAACCGGTCGGACAGTCCGCTCATGCGCACCGGCAGCAGCGGCAAGTTGTCGCCACGCTGGGTCGCGAGTCGCGACCCGGCGGCGATCACCACGCCGCCGCCCTTGGTGATGTACTCCTGCAGCGCCGCCACCGATGACGCCGACGGCAGCATATCCCAGAAGACGATCAGGCTCGTGCGGGCCAGCGCCTCGCGGCTCACGGGCGCCGAAGCCAACCGATCGATCTGAATGGCAGGAGCGGCGCCGATGGCGAGTGCGCGCTCCATGAACAGCGCTTCCCCGGCCGCCCCTTCCGACGGCGACACCAGCGCCACGCGCACGGCGTCGTCGCGCGGCACCACGGCGTGCAGCGTGTCATCGGCCACCAACGCATCGGCCTCAAGCGACACCAGCAACGCGACCGCGTCATCGGGCGCCGGCACCGGCGCAAACGTGACCACGGTTTCGCCGTCGGGCTGTAGCGACACATCACTGCTGGCCGCGTCACGGCCATTTACCGTAAGACGCGCCTTCACCATGCGCGCCGCCGGCAGCTCGTGCGACTGCACGCGCGCCTTCACCGCCAGCAGCGACCGCGTGCCATCCAACACCCGCCGCGCCTCGACGACCCGCACGGCACTGTTGGCGCGCACCGCCGCACCCACAGGAATGCTGCGCAACTTCACCCCGGCTGGCAGATCGATGCCGGCAATGCCGGCCGCACCGGCTCGCTGCAGGTCGGAAATCACGATGATCTCTGCCGCCGCAAATGGCGCATCGAGCAGCATCTGGCGCGCCGTGCGTAACGCCGGTGCCAGTCGCGTGCCGCGCGACATCGGCTTGAGCGTGGAGATCGCGGCGATCGCCTGCGTCTTGTCGTCGCTCAGGCGCTGCAACACTTCGGAGGCATCGTCGTACGCCACCACACCCACGCGATCGCCGGCGCCGAGTGCGTTCACCACGGCCCGTGCGGAATCGAGCGCCCGTGGCCACACACCCTGGTAGCCCATGCTGAGCGAGCGATCGATCACCACCACGACCGCCTTGCGACGCGTGTCGCCGCCGGTGGCGGTACGGTCGGTGAGGACGGGGCGCGCGAAGGCGAACACCAGCGCCGCCACCGCCAGCGCACGCAACAGCAGCAACGGCCAGTCGGTGATGCGCTGACGTTGCGACGTGCGGATAGGCAGCTGCTCCAGGAACATCAGCGACGGGAACCGGTACGGCCGGTCCTTGTCGCGATGCCGCAAATGCATCAGCAGCGGAATCGCCAGTGCGGCGAGTCCGGCCAGGAATGCAGGAACGAGAAATCCGATGCCCATGCGCGAGTCAGCCGGTTAGTTGATCGTCAGCGTACCCGACTGCGGGCGAGCCGCGCGTCGAGGTAGGCATGGAGGGCACGGTCGAGAGGTTCGCTCGTGTCGAGACGCACGTAGTCAGCACCGGCGCTGGTGAAGCGCTCCTGCAACGCCGCGTGGTGCGCCGTAATCAACGTGTTGTACTTGTCGCGCAGCTCGCCGGGACGCAGCGGTAGCAGCGCGCCACTCTCGGCGTCTTCAAACGTGGCCGGCATATCGCCCGGTAACTGCTTCTCCGCCGGATCGACCAGGTGAAACACGATCACATCGTGCCCGCCCATGCGCAGCGCGGCCACCGCGCGTCCGAGCGCTTCCGGCTGCTCGTAGCAGTCGGTCACCAGCACCACGATGCCCGTGCGCGTGGTGAGATGCCCGATGCGGCTGATGGAGTGCACCAGCCGGCTCGGCCCCGCCGCCTTGGCACGCGCCAGCGTATGCAACAGCAGCTGCAGATGACGCACCGAAGGCGGCACGACATCCACCAGCTCTTCCTTGAACGTGGCCAGTCCGATGCGATCACCTTGCGACTTCGACAACCACGCCAGCGATGCAACCAGAAAGCGCGCGTAGTCGAACTTGGTAACCGCCCCGCTGCCGAAGTCCATGCTGCCCGACGCATCGAGCGCGAAGATCACCCCGGCGTTGGTGTCGGCGTCGTACTCCTTGATGTAGAACCGGTCA
This region of Gemmatimonas groenlandica genomic DNA includes:
- a CDS encoding DUF58 domain-containing protein, whose amino-acid sequence is MATAPASFLDPAMLARISDLALLARTVVDGFMHGQHRSLRKGSSLDFAEHRSYQPGDDLRRIDWRVYGRTDRFYIKEYDADTNAGVIFALDASGSMDFGSGAVTKFDYARFLVASLAWLSKSQGDRIGLATFKEELVDVVPPSVRHLQLLLHTLARAKAAGPSRLVHSISRIGHLTTRTGIVVLVTDCYEQPEALGRAVAALRMGGHDVIVFHLVDPAEKQLPGDMPATFEDAESGALLPLRPGELRDKYNTLITAHHAALQERFTSAGADYVRLDTSEPLDRALHAYLDARLARSRVR
- a CDS encoding vWA domain-containing protein, producing the protein MGIGFLVPAFLAGLAALAIPLLMHLRHRDKDRPYRFPSLMFLEQLPIRTSQRQRITDWPLLLLRALAVAALVFAFARPVLTDRTATGGDTRRKAVVVVIDRSLSMGYQGVWPRALDSARAVVNALGAGDRVGVVAYDDASEVLQRLSDDKTQAIAAISTLKPMSRGTRLAPALRTARQMLLDAPFAAAEIIVISDLQRAGAAGIAGIDLPAGVKLRSIPVGAAVRANSAVRVVEARRVLDGTRSLLAVKARVQSHELPAARMVKARLTVNGRDAASSDVSLQPDGETVVTFAPVPAPDDAVALLVSLEADALVADDTLHAVVPRDDAVRVALVSPSEGAAGEALFMERALAIGAAPAIQIDRLASAPVSREALARTSLIVFWDMLPSASSVAALQEYITKGGGVVIAAGSRLATQRGDNLPLLPVRMSGLSDRLADRGGTLRDVRIEHPLFTPFREVPDALSSVRFLRYPRVDLVGQVDVLARFDDGLPAVLEQRLGEGRLVVLAVPLDAQRSDFPLQPAFLPFVRQLVLHTSGRDAVPLWRATSESWSLAPSVNDPVVRAPDGTLLRPRADSLGTAVPLADAGLYEAFAVSATGAAVGRVAANAPASESELTPMDTTELLLGVRDAEPGTMASNAPPTTAELERRQNPWRVLLIIVALVLVVETIMATRGWRAVARRVRPVPPVSASDRSPT